The nucleotide window TGGTAATGGCAATATTTTTACCGTATCGATTCGGAAATATTCCCACCTAAATCCTGCTGATAACTGCAAATTCTTGTATTTCTTATCTAATTGAGTATAAACACCTACATTATTACCCTTATGAATTGTATCCCCATACAATTCAGATTTTGCTCCAAAACCGGAATAAGTTATACCCGAACTTACAACAAGTTTTTTATTAAAAAAATGTTGATAACGGTATTCTGTATAAAATTGATAATCTGTATTGTTTTGTTGAGTATTGTTAATATTATTTACATGATAAAACCTTGACTTTAAACTATGGAACGAATTGTTTTTATTGTACAGAATATAAGGATCGATTATCAACCTGCTTACCTGAAATTGTTGAACAAAACTTTCTGCTATCTGATAAACTCCTGTATCTCCGTCTTTCCACAGAAAAAAATTGCCTCCTTCCTTTATCATATACAAGAAATTGGAACCAATTTTCACTTGATTCTTTCCTCCGCTCTGGTACTGCAATTTACTGTAAATCCTTGCTTTTCTGTAATTGTCATTTTCTCTGTACCCTTCATCCTGACTAAAGTTTCCGGAGAAGGAACTGTTAAATTTGCCTTTGCTGAAAGAATGGTAAAACTGATAAAATCCAAAATTTTGCCAGGCATCGCCCCACCATTTTTTATAATTTTCTTTAGGTGAGCCATAAATCCCTGTTGAAACTTTCATGGTGGTTAATGATTTACTTTGTGGGTTATTGGTTTTGATGTTTACTATCCCATTTAGAGCTGATGCTCCATATAATGCCGATGTTGCTCCTTTTATAATTTCAATCTGGCTTATGTTTTCAACAGGAATTAAATCCCAGATTGCTTCATTTGATGCTCCGGTCAGCAATGGCAGATCATCAAAAAGTAACAAAACTCGACTGCCTGCTCCATAACTATATCCGCTTCCACCCCGAATACTCGCCTGCTTTTCCATTATCACCAATCCGGGTGCTTTTTGGAGTAAGTTTTCTATACTCAATATATTGTTGTTCTCAACCTGTATTGGTTTTATAATCTCCATCGAAATACTTACATCTGACTTTTTTTGCTCAAATTTTCCAGCTGAAACCACAATTTCATTTAAAACTTTGGATTCCTCCTGCATTTTAATGATAAGATTTTCAAAAGATACATTTCTATTTATAATTATTTTCTCTGTCTTATATCCAATATACCTGAATTCTATTTGATCGATGTTTTTGTTAGTTAAAATCCTGAAATGTCCTTTATCATCCGTTATTGTACCCGTGGAACTATCAATAAGAACATTTACACCAACCAATGGTTCCCTTGTAAAAAAATCAATTACATGTCCTGAAATGATATTCTGTGAAAAAACATTTTGAAGCACAAACAACAAATGCAAAAAAACCAATATTTTCCTTTGCATAAAGTTTTTTTTCAGCCGTAAAAGTATCAAAATTTTTCTAAATGCCTTAATTTTGCCTTTTAAATCAATTTAATTATTCTCATTATGCGTAACATTTTATTTTGCTTTTCACTTGTCTTTATTTCATTTCTCTCTAACGCTCAATGTATCCCTGATTCCTTTTCCAAACCCAATATTTATCCTGATACCATTCGCAATCTTGATACAGCCTATGCAAACCAATACTATGAAATGAAAATGACTGCAGTAATTCCTGTTGATACCTTGGTTTTCGGAAACCGTATGCCTATTGATTCCATCGGTCTAATCTCCCTGACTGGCTTACCTGCAAGCCTTTCTTATGTTTCTAACTCACTTTCAGGATATTGGAAAGGTGGCACAAGTGGCTGTATTCTTATCTCTGGTACTCCTCAGAATAATGAAAACGGGGTGTATCCATTAAATATCATGGTTCGCGCTTTCGTTGCAGGTGTACCTGCCGATTATCCTGTTAAAGGATATAAAATTGTTGTTATTGGTAATTCCTCAATAAACAAATCTGATTTAAGTCATCAGGTTTCTTTTTACCCCAATCCTTCTTTTGATATTGCCTCTCTTCGGTTTTACAGCTCTGAAAACGCTGAAACATTTATTATTTTAAATAATTCCATTGGTAAAATTATTCGAAAAATACCGGTTACTGTATCAGCAGGTCATAACTCCGTTTTGATACCTATTTCAGATTTACCCAAAGGAAATTATTTTCTACAGATTAATATTAACCAACAAATTATCACTTTTCCTTTTATAAAATATTGATTTTATCTTTGATGACCCGGTTGTCATGACATCTTTTACTATTTTTCTGAATCAAAAGATTCCTGTTCGTGATGGAATTAAATTATCTGCTTCGTTGTATTTACCTAAAGATATTTCACCTACTTCGACTCTTTTTCTGATAACTCCATACAATGTCGATAGAAATCATCAACAGGCATCTTTTTTTACTCAAAATGGGTTTTCTGTATTGCTTGTTGACTCAAGAGGCAGAGGCAACTCCGAAGGAAAATTTAATCCATTTAGTCAGCAGGATGGTAGAGATGGATATGATGTTTGCCAATGGATTTCAGAGCAGAATTGGAATAATGGACGAGTGGGAATGTTTGGTGGATCTTACCTTGGAATGGTTCAATGGCTTACACTTAAAGAAAATCCCCCTGCTTTAAAATCAATTGCTCCTACCGCTGCCGTTTGTCCCGGAATTGATTTTCCCAAAAAAAATAACATTTTTTATTCTTATTTAGCTCCTTATCTCAGCTTTATTTATGGAAAAACATCCAATCCTAATTTGTTCTCTGATACAAATTATTGGGAATCTTTTTATTATGATTATTATAGCGGGAAATTCCCTTATTCTGAGTTGTTAAAAAAATCTTTTATTTCTTTTCCAAAATTCAATCAATGGATCCGTCATCCTTCTTTCGATTCCTTTTGGAAAAGCATTATACCTGACAATTCTACCTATGAAAAAATTAATATACCAATCTTAACAATTACCGGATATTTTGATGACGATCAGTACGGTGCATTATATTATTACAAAAATCATTTAAAATACAACTTTTCGTTTTCTAAAGAAAATCATTACATTATCATCGGCCCCTGGGATCATGCAGGAACAAGAGACCCTCAAAAAACGATTGATAATCAGTCGTTTTCTGAAACATCTACACTTAATTTTAATAAAATCCATCTCGATTGGTTTAATTGGACACTCAATAATAAAGAAAAGCCGGCCTATCTAAATAATACTTTTATTTTTTTCTTAATCAACGAAAATAAATGGTACAATTTTCATTTTCACAATAGTGATCTGTTTTCAAATAAGCAATTCTTTTTTCTTGGAAACAATGGAACACTAAATTCTGACTCTGAAAATAATTGTGAGTACATAATTAATATCAATTCTCTCAAAACTAAATTCAATTCCCCGGACTTAAAGCTTAATACTTCATACAATTATGCTTTCCATTATTTTGATTTTTCTTCAGACGATAATGAAATACTTTTTGAGTCTCAACCGTTTTCAGAACCTTTATTCATTGCCGGAAATGCAGAATTGAATTTATTTGTCAAAACCAATCTACCTGATTTTGATCTTGAATTTCTTTTATATGATAAAGACCCCAATAATAATCATTACTTTATTACCCGTGATTTTTTACGCTTTAGATATAGCAAAACACTTGAAAAATCTGAAATTAATAAAACACCTGATAAAATAAACAAAATAAGTTTCAAAAATTCTAATATAATTTTTAAAAAAATACCCACTGGTCATAAATTGGTGTTGCATATCAAACATTTGAATCTGTCAGTTTTTCAGAAAAATTATAATACAGGAAAAGATGTTTCTTATGAAACTTCTACAGATGCTATTAACGGTTGTTTAACAATATTTTGTAATTCAAAGTTCCCATCTTCTCTTGCAATCCCACTCTTAACTGAATTTTATATTAATGAAAAATTTTAATGTTGAGATAGCTGCACCAGTTGGTTCATTTGAAGGTCTAATGGCTGCTATTCAAGGCGGAGCTGATAGTATATATTTCGGGATCGATTCTCTTAATTTGAGAAGTGCTTCATCCTTTAATTTTAAATTGTCAGATATTAAAAAAATTTCTAAAATTTGTAATAATCACGGAATCAAGAATTATCTTACACTTAACAGTATTATCTATGATGAGGAAATTAAAAAAGCAAAAAAGATTATCGATTATTCAAAAGATTTTATAAATGGTATTATTGTTTCTGATTGTTCCTTATTGGAATATCTGAAAAATCTTTCCCTACCTGTCCACTTAAGTACTCAATTGAATATTTCTAATCTTGAATCTTTAAAATTTTTTTCTCAATACTGTGATGTCATTGTTCTTGCACGCGAATTAAGTTTGAAACAAATTTCATTTATTTCCAGACAAATCAAAAAACACAACATTAAAGGCAAATCCGGCAATATTATAAAACTTGAAGTTTTTATTCATGGCGCTTTATGTATGTCTTTTTCAGGAAAATGTTTTTTGAGTGAACATACGCACGGAAAGTCAGCTAACAGGGGTGAATGCCTTCAGAATTGCAGACGTCCTTATTCAATTATTGACGATCAAAATAATATTTTCAAACTTGATAATCCATATATACTGTCAGCAAAAGACCTTTCTACTCTTTCTATTTTGGACAAAATAGTCAAAACCTCTGTTAGTATTTTAAAAATTGAAG belongs to Sphingobacteriales bacterium and includes:
- a CDS encoding CocE/NonD family hydrolase codes for the protein MTSFTIFLNQKIPVRDGIKLSASLYLPKDISPTSTLFLITPYNVDRNHQQASFFTQNGFSVLLVDSRGRGNSEGKFNPFSQQDGRDGYDVCQWISEQNWNNGRVGMFGGSYLGMVQWLTLKENPPALKSIAPTAAVCPGIDFPKKNNIFYSYLAPYLSFIYGKTSNPNLFSDTNYWESFYYDYYSGKFPYSELLKKSFISFPKFNQWIRHPSFDSFWKSIIPDNSTYEKINIPILTITGYFDDDQYGALYYYKNHLKYNFSFSKENHYIIIGPWDHAGTRDPQKTIDNQSFSETSTLNFNKIHLDWFNWTLNNKEKPAYLNNTFIFFLINENKWYNFHFHNSDLFSNKQFFFLGNNGTLNSDSENNCEYIININSLKTKFNSPDLKLNTSYNYAFHYFDFSSDDNEILFESQPFSEPLFIAGNAELNLFVKTNLPDFDLEFLLYDKDPNNNHYFITRDFLRFRYSKTLEKSEINKTPDKINKISFKNSNIIFKKIPTGHKLVLHIKHLNLSVFQKNYNTGKDVSYETSTDAINGCLTIFCNSKFPSSLAIPLLTEFYINEKF
- a CDS encoding TonB-dependent receptor, producing MQRKILVFLHLLFVLQNVFSQNIISGHVIDFFTREPLVGVNVLIDSSTGTITDDKGHFRILTNKNIDQIEFRYIGYKTEKIIINRNVSFENLIIKMQEESKVLNEIVVSAGKFEQKKSDVSISMEIIKPIQVENNNILSIENLLQKAPGLVIMEKQASIRGGSGYSYGAGSRVLLLFDDLPLLTGASNEAIWDLIPVENISQIEIIKGATSALYGASALNGIVNIKTNNPQSKSLTTMKVSTGIYGSPKENYKKWWGDAWQNFGFYQFYHSFSKGKFNSSFSGNFSQDEGYRENDNYRKARIYSKLQYQSGGKNQVKIGSNFLYMIKEGGNFFLWKDGDTGVYQIAESFVQQFQVSRLIIDPYILYNKNNSFHSLKSRFYHVNNINNTQQNNTDYQFYTEYRYQHFFNKKLVVSSGITYSGFGAKSELYGDTIHKGNNVGVYTQLDKKYKNLQLSAGFRWEYFRIDTVKILPLPVFRLGMNYKLMEYTNLRASVGQGFRYPSIAEKYTQTQVGSLNIFPNPELNPEKGWSAEAGLYQGYRIGPIKGYLDVAAFWTQYYNMTEFSFGLYNPSNVVLSWNPNSPGYVFNWIGFRAQNAENARITGFEAGIFSEVNLEKFQINFNVGYTYINPITLNNDSAYLASFSDSTSRMLKYRIKHQLKSDFDLTFNHFNLGFSLIYLSPIVNIDKAFENLTVKINNVPLQFGDIILPGIKEYRMAHNKGNWIFDFRIGYNISNNHKINLIIKNFLNREYMMRPGDIQPPINYSVLYSVTF
- a CDS encoding T9SS type A sorting domain-containing protein, translated to MRNILFCFSLVFISFLSNAQCIPDSFSKPNIYPDTIRNLDTAYANQYYEMKMTAVIPVDTLVFGNRMPIDSIGLISLTGLPASLSYVSNSLSGYWKGGTSGCILISGTPQNNENGVYPLNIMVRAFVAGVPADYPVKGYKIVVIGNSSINKSDLSHQVSFYPNPSFDIASLRFYSSENAETFIILNNSIGKIIRKIPVTVSAGHNSVLIPISDLPKGNYFLQININQQIITFPFIKY
- a CDS encoding U32 family peptidase, producing MKNFNVEIAAPVGSFEGLMAAIQGGADSIYFGIDSLNLRSASSFNFKLSDIKKISKICNNHGIKNYLTLNSIIYDEEIKKAKKIIDYSKDFINGIIVSDCSLLEYLKNLSLPVHLSTQLNISNLESLKFFSQYCDVIVLARELSLKQISFISRQIKKHNIKGKSGNIIKLEVFIHGALCMSFSGKCFLSEHTHGKSANRGECLQNCRRPYSIIDDQNNIFKLDNPYILSAKDLSTLSILDKIVKTSVSILKIEGRGRSPEYVKTVVSTYNKALSLINNNSFDRISIQKLNEDLSSVYNRGYWTGHYLSEFVSDWNTDVSGSKSKVIKEYIGDVTNYFRKNSVVEIFVNNSQIVNNDKLLIIGNKTGVVELKIAEIWFENSIILKAEKGNKITLKCNEIVRKNDKVYKIVSRN